The Flavobacterium faecale genome has a segment encoding these proteins:
- a CDS encoding TonB-dependent receptor: MKVKIILCIISFWTLHSASAQSKSPIALQEVLVTDPALTKYSNSLQVKALSDSVFEKNYNSLTNVLRYNSLLYFKENGNGMVSSVSFRGTTASQTAVIWNGISINSQLLGQTDFNTITPVGYSSIAVRSGGGSGIYGSAAIGGSVHLNNELQFKKQFTNTARINIGSFNTQGYFYGLQAGDRNWTVQANVSRNSSSNNYQYLNQNQRNQNGEYENMTFSANAGYRWNATNTINFYGQLFDGDRNFSGTLAFDSNSKYKDLNSRNLLEWINKKNFYTSSLKAAYITEDYKYFENKNNDNHTNGGAKTKLIKYDFEYVPSAVFSVNPILSYTSIRGYGSSINNAKREVASAGMLLKYAIDSKVKIEATARQEVTSNYSTPFLYAAGIYYTPLKNYKIRVNTSKNFRVPTFNDLYWQGSGNLDLKPELSRQIELGQEVQFGNFNVSATVFYIDTRDMIRWLPNENGIWKPINTDHVKNKGAEITGHFRKKINKQQFDFDLAYAYTSAVDQARDKQLTYVPYHKVTGALDYSIKNWSFNYQLLFNGAVFTTTDNLTRLKEYQVSNLSTFYKIGKKEHYKLGFQIMNIFNKSYQTVEIRPMPGINYNLSLTIKY; the protein is encoded by the coding sequence ATGAAAGTAAAGATAATTCTCTGTATTATTTCTTTTTGGACCTTGCATAGTGCTAGCGCTCAATCAAAATCTCCAATTGCTTTGCAAGAAGTTCTGGTGACGGATCCCGCATTGACCAAATATTCCAATAGCTTACAAGTAAAAGCCTTGTCTGATTCTGTTTTCGAAAAAAACTACAATTCGCTTACCAACGTTTTACGTTATAATAGTTTGCTGTATTTTAAAGAAAACGGAAACGGAATGGTATCTTCTGTTTCTTTCCGAGGGACTACGGCTTCACAAACAGCGGTGATTTGGAACGGAATTTCGATCAATTCGCAACTATTGGGGCAGACGGATTTCAATACCATTACTCCTGTGGGGTATTCCTCCATAGCCGTGAGAAGTGGTGGTGGTAGTGGAATTTATGGTTCGGCGGCCATTGGCGGTAGTGTCCATTTGAACAATGAGTTGCAATTTAAAAAACAGTTTACAAATACCGCACGCATTAACATTGGTAGCTTTAATACGCAAGGGTACTTCTATGGGTTGCAAGCGGGTGATCGTAACTGGACTGTGCAGGCTAATGTTTCAAGAAATAGTTCGTCAAACAACTACCAATACCTGAACCAAAATCAACGGAATCAAAATGGTGAATATGAAAATATGACTTTCAGTGCCAATGCAGGCTACAGATGGAATGCGACAAATACCATAAATTTTTACGGTCAGTTGTTTGATGGAGACCGAAATTTCTCGGGTACATTAGCTTTTGATTCGAACAGTAAGTATAAAGATTTAAATTCTAGGAATTTGCTAGAATGGATTAATAAGAAAAACTTTTATACTTCGAGCTTGAAAGCGGCCTATATTACGGAAGATTATAAGTATTTCGAAAACAAAAATAATGACAATCATACCAATGGTGGCGCTAAAACAAAATTGATTAAATACGATTTCGAATATGTTCCTTCAGCTGTATTTTCGGTAAATCCTATCTTATCGTATACCTCAATTCGTGGCTACGGGAGTTCGATCAACAATGCCAAACGAGAAGTCGCCTCAGCAGGTATGTTGCTGAAATATGCCATTGATTCGAAAGTGAAAATAGAAGCTACAGCACGACAAGAAGTTACATCAAATTACAGTACTCCTTTTTTGTATGCAGCAGGAATTTATTATACCCCTTTAAAGAATTATAAAATAAGAGTAAACACCTCAAAGAATTTTAGAGTACCCACTTTTAATGATTTGTATTGGCAGGGTAGTGGCAACTTGGACTTAAAACCAGAGCTTTCGAGACAGATAGAATTAGGGCAAGAAGTACAATTTGGTAATTTTAACGTATCGGCAACTGTGTTTTATATCGATACGAGAGATATGATTCGCTGGTTACCCAATGAAAATGGTATTTGGAAACCAATTAATACCGATCACGTTAAGAATAAAGGGGCTGAAATTACAGGGCATTTTCGAAAAAAAATCAACAAACAACAATTTGATTTTGACCTTGCTTATGCCTATACATCGGCGGTTGATCAAGCGCGAGACAAACAATTAACCTATGTGCCGTACCATAAAGTCACGGGCGCATTGGATTATAGCATTAAGAATTGGTCGTTTAATTACCAACTTTTATTTAACGGAGCTGTTTTTACCACGACAGACAATTTGACAAGATTGAAAGAATATCAAGTATCAAACCTAAGTACTTTTTACAAAATAGGGAAGAAGGAGCATTATAAACTTGGTTTTCAGATCATGAACATATTCAATAAGAGCTATCAAACAGTAGAAATTAGGCCAATGCCTGGAATTAATTATAATTTATCTTTAACAATTAAATACTAA
- a CDS encoding ABC transporter substrate-binding protein: MVLANKMLLCSFILLLFVQCKKEPSQVATSNPTLNTVQYASSLSIYKNEGYSIIKVSTPWPNATQALTYILKEKQGTIPDSLQKYPLINVPLNKIVVTSTTIIPYLEILGVEDKLVGFPHTDYISSPKTRLLIDQNKIQDVGQNELLNTEQIIDLSPDLIVTFSMDDHNPTIKNLEKSGLKTLIQADWMEQSPLGKAEWIKLYGALFGKEKEAKKQFDKIVSDYKNAMALTQNTRATATILYGSMYEDQWFVPKGNSWSAQFMKDAKANYLWAETEGSGSLALSFEVVLDKAQTAQFWITSSSFKNLKDMSTANPHYAQFDAFKHKNVYTFEAKLGATGGAIYYELAPSRPDLVLKDYIKIVHPDLLKDYTFTFAQKLQ; encoded by the coding sequence ATGGTTTTAGCCAATAAAATGCTACTTTGCTCTTTTATCCTCCTCCTTTTTGTTCAATGCAAAAAAGAACCGAGTCAAGTAGCTACCTCCAACCCGACCCTTAATACAGTGCAGTATGCTAGCAGTTTGTCCATCTATAAAAATGAAGGCTATTCGATCATAAAAGTAAGCACACCTTGGCCAAATGCGACGCAAGCCTTAACTTATATACTGAAGGAAAAGCAAGGTACTATTCCCGACAGTTTACAAAAATACCCCTTGATAAATGTTCCACTGAATAAAATTGTAGTAACATCTACAACCATTATTCCCTATCTCGAAATACTGGGAGTAGAAGATAAACTGGTTGGTTTCCCTCATACAGATTACATTTCGTCACCAAAAACAAGATTACTAATTGATCAAAATAAAATACAAGATGTTGGACAAAATGAGTTATTAAACACGGAACAAATTATCGATTTGTCACCCGATTTGATTGTCACCTTTAGTATGGATGATCACAATCCAACCATCAAAAATTTAGAAAAAAGTGGTTTAAAAACCTTAATACAAGCCGATTGGATGGAACAATCGCCTCTTGGAAAAGCCGAATGGATCAAGCTCTACGGAGCACTTTTTGGTAAAGAAAAAGAAGCTAAGAAACAATTTGACAAAATAGTATCGGATTATAAAAATGCGATGGCACTTACTCAAAACACCCGTGCAACTGCCACAATACTCTATGGTTCAATGTATGAAGATCAATGGTTTGTACCCAAAGGAAACAGTTGGTCTGCCCAGTTCATGAAAGATGCTAAAGCCAATTATTTGTGGGCAGAAACAGAAGGTAGCGGTAGTCTTGCCTTGTCATTTGAGGTGGTGCTAGACAAAGCACAGACAGCTCAATTTTGGATCACGAGCAGTTCATTCAAGAATTTGAAGGACATGAGCACTGCTAATCCACATTATGCTCAATTTGACGCTTTCAAACACAAAAACGTCTATACTTTTGAGGCGAAACTCGGTGCTACAGGTGGTGCTATTTATTATGAATTAGCACCAAGTCGTCCTGATTTAGTTTTAAAAGATTATATCAAAATAGTGCATCCCGACTTACTTAAAGACTATACTTTTACCTTTGCACAAAAACTTCAATAA